In Prosthecobacter sp. SYSU 5D2, one genomic interval encodes:
- a CDS encoding Gfo/Idh/MocA family oxidoreductase: protein MTPLHHLRAGIIGTGFIGPVHIEALKRLGIQVTAICASSKSARQTAEQWGIEEVYGDYDHEAMYASPNVDVVHITSPNKAHVEQCLSALDMGKHVICEKPLGMNTQETAQVVAAVKKGGKKGPVFAVNYMCRFFPAVLQMRAMVERGDIGEIIHVQGHFFQDWLLHQTDFNWRVLASEGGKLRAVGDIGTHWIDAVSFILGAKAQSVFAHIETFHKTRLRPKGQVQTFAKVDPKTMVPYKVDTEDFGSVLLKFGKSKHGHADGVHANASISQVAAGWKCSLALGIYGTKGSLQWDLQQPNEITHGRRDQPNQILQRGTPGFLEDVANFTDYPGGHAEGFSDAHKMHYRAVYEHIASGKTTPALFATAEDGHHEVKLCEAILQSSREKSWVKV from the coding sequence ATGACACCCCTCCATCACCTCCGCGCCGGCATCATCGGTACCGGTTTCATCGGCCCGGTCCACATTGAGGCCCTCAAGCGCCTGGGCATCCAGGTCACCGCCATCTGCGCCTCCTCCAAAAGCGCCCGCCAGACGGCGGAGCAGTGGGGCATTGAGGAAGTTTATGGGGATTATGACCACGAGGCCATGTACGCCAGCCCAAATGTGGACGTGGTCCACATCACCTCCCCCAACAAGGCGCATGTGGAGCAGTGTCTCTCCGCCCTGGACATGGGCAAGCACGTCATCTGCGAAAAACCGTTGGGCATGAACACCCAGGAGACCGCCCAGGTCGTCGCCGCCGTCAAGAAAGGCGGGAAAAAGGGTCCCGTCTTCGCGGTCAATTACATGTGCCGCTTCTTCCCTGCCGTCCTCCAGATGCGCGCCATGGTGGAGCGCGGGGACATTGGCGAGATCATCCACGTCCAGGGCCACTTCTTCCAGGACTGGCTGCTGCACCAGACAGACTTTAACTGGCGCGTCCTGGCCAGCGAGGGCGGCAAGCTGCGTGCCGTGGGGGACATCGGCACACACTGGATTGATGCCGTCAGCTTCATCCTGGGGGCCAAAGCGCAGAGCGTCTTTGCCCACATCGAGACCTTTCACAAAACCCGGCTTCGCCCCAAAGGCCAGGTGCAGACCTTTGCCAAAGTGGATCCCAAAACCATGGTGCCCTATAAAGTGGATACTGAGGACTTCGGCAGCGTGCTGCTCAAGTTTGGCAAATCCAAACATGGCCATGCCGATGGCGTGCATGCCAATGCCAGCATCTCCCAGGTGGCCGCCGGCTGGAAGTGCAGCCTGGCCCTGGGCATCTACGGCACCAAAGGCAGCCTGCAATGGGACCTCCAGCAGCCCAACGAAATCACCCACGGCCGTCGCGACCAGCCTAACCAAATCTTGCAACGCGGCACCCCGGGATTCCTCGAAGACGTCGCCAACTTCACCGACTACCCCGGCGGCCACGCCGAAGGCTTCAGCGACGCCCACAAGATGCACTACCGCGCCGTGTATGAGCACATCGCCAGCGGCAAGACCACCCCCGCCCTCTTTGCCACCGCCGAAGACGGCCACCATGAGGTGAAGCTGTGCGAAGCCATCCTGCAAAGCAGCCGGGAAAAAAGCTGGGTGAAGGTGTGA
- a CDS encoding RHS repeat-associated core domain-containing protein: MKTSFFYRLAAVFWCSILAVTVNAASLGTWPALNVGKPGKIFLSGAAYGNGQWVVVGQSGYITTSSDGIKWSRKSAGHKRDFNDVCFTGSQFVAVCKAPDTGSGAKIWVSSDGGKWSPKDTDTGGDTISQGLHAVSADASGTVIAVGGISGQMTRSFDHGNTWQRILPSGSQYWPGLYAVGYGKGTWISGGSNRIMRSTDAGTTWTDVSTSKGARDVCYGNNRWLITDFWNSRMYWSANATEWTPVVTAPGHGNTNSFNFVHGCDYADGLFVAVTEYGKIWTSENAREVKLWEAVGGDPDIWSVKAGPRGFIAVGGDFDLNQGVAWASPAWMKARIGGPWDHPYAAFDAEDSPPKKIALPEYRVNTTSLNLHLEATLFHMPALGAATSFRLNYTSRPTEDGDSTIGPFGKNWRSSYESMLGSFGQEVRVITGGGNSLQFVTPDGQDLSTVTSGSLRLLSPEGNYDEMTYYGAAAGFRLVTRSTRMTYHYSVSGGPGNSLWFLSRIVDRNGNQTVINVATDANGGRVTKVTDPAGRELSYHYNVDGRCIRIEAPDGRDITFGYDARQNLVSITDMAGYQAAYVYDESGFLKKMTTAGRVNRFSWSPRPGYEDKTSDQDNAGDLIVSTVTTSAGAVIKYELLKDGSGVKRVDALGQETVFESQDGRTTSITQPKGSKNKITFNEQKLPSTFTDDLGNVSEITYNSAGYPTRVEDALGHETQFAYDSHGNLLSRTDALGRLWQFTYDAKDNLTSTRSPLNYVTSFAYHGNGRLWKTTDARSGQSVNLYNANGDLVSQTNASVHPATYSYDGVSRCTSMTDRAGRTKNITYDANDRITEISYPSAPGAPKRVFGHDAFGQNSFTDELGHQTSMVRNDFGYVTRLTDPLGNLAQTEYNPENLPVRSIDPLGRVSSTQYDADGRPISVTDAMGRVTSREYNAEGSLVKLTDARKAATTFGYDDNGRLTSMTDPLKKQVLHERDVLGRVTVTTNARKEQIRVSYDEDGRAVKKEYKGSAPGAAFAQVASSTFDAANNVISRSDGWGTTNWTYDACNRATSITYPGGKAASCTYTPTGSIATISYPNGLVVSYVYDTFNRQKVPTPFRSGNEAVGIKEAGSNITRMTLSMAGQTLQMDFQYDAAGHLTEVDRSLLPATASSIRTAYTYDANGRPTGIKHDLPSGTAFDWKLQYDAVGNVIQETHEGVFGSPPLLPEPATLSYDIGGRIKARSRASYGYDDDGNLTSVSGGAFQAAYTAENRPASIQRQIGDETEAATYLHDGAGMRVRRETDDEVIHYHYGPGNRLLFTTDGSGNLLVTYIWGDRGLIAAVKGTVLSSGLRHYLTGRLMSVAGLTNAAGDMLATYTYDPLGNCARTTRQPGFIDDNPFTFVGGLGVMDEGGGLYYMRHRFYDSATGRFLQKDPAGFEGGVNLYAYAAGNPVNSVDPAGTWDINWSRFAKGAKQIAFAGVGIGLAVVTGPITGPVAGTLASIAAVNAIYSTTFGVCNMVIAVADPKDSKAGATFDQIDGFGKILGVGAGAIATGMKSMVNGGHIDPKELDRNMKIGSGLGSAVDMAANGARWNLPDGHVLNTLNNIATSDAIGQAFGETTAVLIKESQDDERPESQSNAPSGEESSNNGVDE; the protein is encoded by the coding sequence ATGAAGACCTCATTTTTCTACCGCCTGGCGGCGGTTTTTTGGTGCTCGATATTAGCGGTCACGGTCAATGCCGCCTCCCTGGGTACGTGGCCCGCTCTGAATGTTGGCAAGCCTGGCAAAATCTTTCTCAGCGGGGCAGCCTATGGCAACGGACAATGGGTAGTTGTCGGTCAGTCAGGCTATATCACGACATCCTCAGACGGCATTAAATGGTCGCGAAAATCGGCCGGTCACAAACGGGATTTTAATGACGTCTGTTTTACCGGCTCCCAGTTTGTAGCCGTATGCAAAGCCCCGGACACAGGATCTGGAGCTAAAATCTGGGTCTCTTCAGATGGCGGCAAATGGAGCCCCAAGGATACCGATACAGGCGGGGATACCATCTCACAGGGACTTCATGCCGTGTCAGCAGATGCCTCGGGAACCGTCATCGCTGTGGGTGGCATTTCCGGCCAGATGACACGCTCATTTGACCACGGCAACACCTGGCAGCGCATCCTGCCTTCAGGCAGCCAGTACTGGCCAGGATTGTATGCGGTCGGCTATGGCAAAGGCACCTGGATCAGCGGCGGCTCCAACAGGATCATGCGCTCGACCGATGCAGGTACGACCTGGACGGATGTTTCAACCAGCAAGGGGGCGCGGGATGTCTGTTATGGGAACAACCGGTGGCTCATCACGGACTTCTGGAACAGCAGGATGTACTGGTCTGCCAACGCCACAGAATGGACCCCTGTCGTTACGGCTCCAGGCCATGGAAATACGAACTCCTTTAATTTTGTACATGGCTGTGATTACGCCGACGGGCTTTTCGTCGCTGTGACGGAATATGGGAAAATCTGGACTTCCGAAAATGCCCGTGAGGTGAAGCTGTGGGAGGCGGTGGGTGGTGATCCGGACATCTGGAGTGTGAAAGCGGGACCGCGTGGATTCATTGCTGTGGGAGGCGATTTCGACTTAAACCAGGGCGTGGCCTGGGCCTCTCCGGCCTGGATGAAAGCGCGTATCGGCGGCCCTTGGGACCATCCCTATGCCGCTTTTGATGCCGAAGACAGTCCGCCCAAAAAAATAGCTCTTCCGGAATACCGGGTGAATACGACCTCTCTAAATCTGCACCTGGAGGCGACCTTGTTTCACATGCCGGCATTAGGAGCCGCCACCAGTTTCAGGCTGAACTACACCAGCCGGCCCACGGAGGATGGTGACAGCACCATCGGCCCTTTTGGGAAAAACTGGCGCTCGTCGTATGAATCCATGCTGGGCAGCTTTGGCCAGGAGGTCCGCGTGATCACGGGCGGGGGAAATTCGCTCCAGTTTGTGACTCCGGACGGTCAGGATCTCAGCACGGTCACCTCGGGCAGCCTCAGACTGCTGAGTCCTGAAGGCAATTACGACGAGATGACCTACTACGGCGCTGCTGCAGGCTTCCGGCTGGTGACCCGCTCCACGCGCATGACCTATCATTACTCCGTCTCCGGCGGGCCTGGAAACTCCTTGTGGTTCCTCTCCCGCATCGTGGACCGGAATGGCAATCAGACCGTCATCAATGTCGCGACCGATGCAAATGGCGGACGGGTGACCAAAGTGACTGATCCGGCCGGGCGTGAACTCTCCTACCACTACAATGTGGACGGGCGTTGCATCCGCATCGAAGCACCCGACGGCCGCGATATCACTTTTGGTTATGATGCCCGGCAGAACCTGGTTTCGATCACGGACATGGCAGGTTATCAGGCTGCCTATGTCTATGACGAATCAGGCTTCCTGAAGAAGATGACCACCGCCGGGCGCGTGAACCGGTTTTCCTGGAGCCCTCGTCCAGGTTACGAGGACAAAACATCGGATCAGGACAATGCAGGTGACCTCATCGTCAGCACCGTCACCACAAGTGCAGGCGCGGTCATCAAATATGAACTCTTAAAGGACGGCAGCGGTGTGAAGCGCGTGGACGCCCTTGGACAGGAGACGGTTTTCGAGAGCCAGGATGGCCGCACCACCAGCATCACTCAGCCAAAAGGATCCAAAAACAAGATCACCTTCAACGAGCAGAAACTGCCCTCAACCTTCACGGATGATCTGGGCAATGTATCTGAAATCACGTACAACAGCGCGGGTTATCCAACCAGAGTGGAAGATGCGCTCGGGCATGAAACGCAGTTTGCTTATGACAGCCATGGAAACCTCCTTTCCCGCACGGATGCTCTCGGCCGGCTCTGGCAGTTTACCTATGACGCCAAGGATAATCTGACCAGCACACGCAGCCCGCTGAACTACGTCACGAGCTTTGCGTATCATGGCAACGGCCGCCTCTGGAAAACGACTGATGCGCGCTCCGGCCAAAGTGTGAACCTGTACAATGCAAATGGTGACCTCGTCAGTCAAACCAACGCCAGCGTTCATCCTGCCACTTACAGCTATGACGGCGTGAGCCGCTGCACCAGCATGACGGACCGCGCCGGAAGAACCAAAAACATCACTTATGATGCCAATGACCGGATCACCGAAATAAGCTACCCGTCTGCTCCAGGTGCTCCGAAAAGGGTCTTTGGTCATGACGCCTTCGGCCAGAATTCATTTACCGATGAGCTGGGGCATCAGACATCCATGGTCCGGAACGATTTCGGTTATGTCACACGTCTGACCGACCCGTTGGGAAACCTTGCCCAGACCGAGTACAACCCTGAGAACCTGCCTGTACGGAGCATTGATCCGCTCGGCCGTGTGAGCTCCACCCAGTATGATGCCGACGGCCGCCCCATATCCGTCACTGATGCCATGGGTCGTGTCACGTCACGCGAGTACAATGCTGAAGGCAGCCTGGTCAAGCTGACCGATGCGCGCAAGGCGGCAACCACTTTTGGTTATGATGACAACGGCCGGTTAACTTCGATGACCGACCCTCTCAAAAAACAAGTCCTTCATGAGCGCGACGTTTTGGGCCGCGTCACGGTCACCACCAACGCCCGCAAGGAGCAGATCCGCGTGAGTTATGATGAAGACGGGCGTGCTGTCAAAAAAGAGTATAAAGGGAGCGCCCCCGGGGCGGCATTTGCCCAGGTGGCCAGCAGCACCTTTGATGCTGCCAACAATGTCATCTCACGGAGTGACGGATGGGGCACAACGAACTGGACCTATGATGCCTGTAACCGGGCGACAAGCATCACCTATCCGGGGGGCAAGGCCGCCTCCTGCACCTATACGCCCACTGGCAGCATCGCCACCATCAGCTATCCCAACGGTCTCGTTGTCAGCTATGTCTATGATACCTTCAACCGACAAAAAGTGCCCACTCCGTTCAGGAGCGGAAACGAAGCCGTTGGCATCAAAGAAGCCGGCAGCAACATCACCCGGATGACCTTGAGCATGGCGGGACAGACCCTGCAGATGGATTTCCAATATGATGCAGCGGGTCACCTGACGGAGGTTGACCGGAGCCTGCTGCCCGCCACGGCCTCCTCCATCAGGACGGCCTACACTTATGATGCCAACGGCCGTCCAACAGGCATCAAACATGACCTGCCTTCAGGAACAGCCTTCGACTGGAAGCTGCAATACGATGCCGTGGGCAACGTCATCCAGGAAACTCATGAAGGTGTTTTTGGCAGCCCGCCCCTGCTGCCAGAGCCCGCGACCCTGTCCTATGACATTGGCGGCAGGATCAAGGCCCGCTCACGGGCATCCTATGGTTACGATGATGACGGTAATCTGACCTCTGTCTCAGGCGGGGCCTTCCAGGCGGCATACACTGCCGAAAACCGTCCCGCCTCCATCCAGCGCCAGATTGGCGATGAGACCGAGGCTGCCACCTATCTCCACGACGGCGCAGGCATGAGAGTGCGCCGGGAAACAGACGATGAAGTCATCCACTACCATTACGGGCCGGGCAACCGGCTCCTCTTCACCACAGACGGTTCGGGCAATCTGCTGGTGACTTACATCTGGGGAGACCGTGGGCTCATCGCGGCTGTTAAAGGCACGGTTTTATCCTCAGGGCTGCGCCACTACCTCACCGGCCGCCTCATGAGTGTCGCCGGCCTCACCAACGCAGCCGGGGACATGCTGGCCACCTACACTTATGATCCGCTCGGCAACTGTGCCCGCACCACTCGTCAGCCAGGCTTTATTGATGACAACCCTTTCACCTTTGTCGGGGGGTTGGGTGTGATGGATGAAGGCGGGGGCCTGTATTACATGCGCCATCGTTTTTATGACTCAGCCACTGGCCGCTTCCTGCAAAAAGACCCGGCAGGTTTTGAAGGCGGCGTCAATCTTTATGCTTATGCGGCAGGCAATCCGGTGAATTCAGTAGATCCGGCAGGCACTTGGGACATTAACTGGTCACGCTTCGCCAAGGGTGCCAAGCAGATCGCTTTTGCCGGCGTCGGAATTGGCCTTGCTGTTGTTACGGGACCCATCACGGGGCCAGTGGCGGGCACGCTGGCCAGCATTGCCGCTGTCAACGCCATTTACAGCACCACCTTCGGAGTCTGCAACATGGTGATAGCCGTTGCGGATCCCAAGGACAGCAAAGCAGGAGCGACCTTTGACCAGATAGACGGTTTTGGGAAAATCCTCGGTGTCGGTGCCGGAGCCATCGCGACTGGCATGAAATCAATGGTCAATGGCGGCCACATAGACCCGAAGGAACTGGACCGGAACATGAAAATCGGATCTGGCCTGGGTTCCGCCGTGGACATGGCGGCCAATGGCGCCCGCTGGAACCTGCCAGACGGCCATGTCTTGAACACACTCAACAACATCGCCACCTCTGATGCGATTGGCCAGGCCTTTGGCGAAACAACGGCCGTCCTGATCAAAGAGTCACAAGATGACGAACGCCCGGAATCACAGTCCAACGCTCCCTCAGGCGAGGAGAGCTCTAACAACGGCGTGGACGAATAA
- a CDS encoding DUF6702 family protein: MPALILGLLLLAGPGLQAHPVHQSQAQAEFNLETRKLEVSLTVFINDLEQVLTNHSGQKLSFEKTEAALFDAQVQMYLAETFVLKDGTGNVATMEWLGRELEPGSEKSAEPEVTLFFELSLPHGIPGSTLRHTLFCEVFEDQSNLLRFTTGTKKIVWCFLKGDGEKPLPAP, from the coding sequence ATGCCCGCGCTCATCCTGGGCCTGCTGCTGCTTGCAGGCCCCGGCCTGCAGGCGCATCCCGTTCATCAGTCGCAGGCGCAGGCGGAGTTCAATCTCGAGACCCGAAAGCTGGAGGTCAGCCTGACCGTCTTCATCAACGACCTGGAGCAGGTCCTCACGAATCATAGCGGCCAGAAGCTCTCCTTTGAAAAAACCGAGGCCGCATTGTTCGATGCGCAGGTGCAAATGTATCTCGCGGAGACGTTTGTGCTGAAGGATGGCACAGGCAACGTGGCCACTATGGAGTGGCTGGGCCGGGAGCTTGAACCGGGCAGTGAAAAAAGCGCCGAGCCGGAGGTGACGCTTTTCTTCGAGCTGTCCCTCCCCCACGGTATCCCCGGCAGCACCCTCCGCCACACCCTCTTCTGCGAAGTCTTCGAAGACCAGTCCAACCTCCTCCGCTTTACCACCGGCACGAAGAAGATCGTCTGGTGCTTTCTGAAGGGTGATGGGGAGAAGCCGTTACCTGCGCCTTAA
- a CDS encoding M1 family metallopeptidase codes for MKHLLLVFANTLSLSTLAAEPGLPVGKFQQLDQMLPSPSPQRIASGAPGAAYWQNRADYDIDVELDDQKQTLSAAATVTYHNASPDTLDYLWVQLDQNYLSHNADSRSVPNTKRGVDLTKFSYYALDRLLAYEEYDGEMKISQLADLEGKDLPHSIVKTMLRIDLPEPLPPGGKFGFKIAWSYPINDCERINARTGYEFFKEDGNYIYTIAQWFPRMAAYTDYGGWLNKQFLGTGEFTLEFGDYTVRLTVPDDHIVAATGSLQNADEVLTATQRERLQQAQGETKKPVFIVTPEEAKAAEKGKPKGKKTWVFQAENVRDFAFASSRKFAWDAMAVEGATHPPTPERQGGIADRMFRPPVMAMSLYPKEGMPLWDRYSTHAIAHTIQVYSKYSFAYPYPVAWSVHGPVGGMEYPMICFNGPRPEKDGTYTERTKYALIGVVIHEVGHNYFPMIVNSDERQWTWMDEGLNSFVEYLTEEEWESDWNHRRNERGMVDYMRSKERVPIMTNSESIADLGPNAYGQPTVALNILREHVLGREAFDHAFKTYSKRWMFKRPAPADFFRTMEDASGVDLDWFWRGWFYSVDHVDVAIDEVRWLQLDSRDPAIENPKKKKEKEELPKTLTKERNEALPKRVDRFPELKDFYDSFDEATVLPSEKKKYESLLKDLKEAEIDPALLKTKHNFYVIEMSNVGGLLTPVILKIEYTDGSSEILNLPAEIWRFNTEKANKLLFTKKELKSVTFDPRQELVDTDVENNFWPRRPVKSRFQLFKDDKPTNPMREMTKPKKDDEDKEAKEDTKKKEPQAKK; via the coding sequence ATGAAGCACCTGCTGTTAGTCTTTGCCAACACCTTGTCCCTGTCCACCCTCGCTGCCGAACCGGGCCTGCCGGTGGGCAAGTTCCAGCAGCTGGACCAGATGCTGCCCTCCCCCTCGCCCCAGCGTATCGCCTCCGGTGCACCGGGCGCGGCTTACTGGCAGAACCGTGCGGACTATGACATTGACGTGGAGCTGGATGACCAGAAGCAGACCCTCAGTGCCGCGGCCACTGTGACCTATCACAATGCCTCCCCGGACACGCTGGACTACCTGTGGGTGCAGCTGGACCAAAACTACCTCTCCCACAATGCCGACTCCCGCAGCGTGCCTAACACCAAGCGTGGCGTGGACCTGACCAAGTTCAGCTACTATGCCCTGGACCGCCTGCTGGCCTATGAAGAATACGACGGCGAGATGAAAATAAGCCAGCTCGCCGACCTGGAGGGAAAAGACCTGCCGCACTCCATCGTCAAGACCATGCTGCGCATTGACCTGCCGGAGCCGCTGCCACCCGGCGGCAAATTTGGCTTCAAGATCGCCTGGAGTTATCCCATCAATGACTGCGAGCGGATTAATGCCCGCACCGGCTATGAGTTCTTCAAGGAGGACGGCAACTACATCTACACCATCGCCCAGTGGTTTCCGCGCATGGCGGCCTATACAGACTACGGCGGCTGGCTGAACAAGCAGTTCCTCGGCACCGGCGAGTTCACCCTGGAATTTGGCGACTACACTGTCCGGCTGACCGTGCCGGATGACCACATCGTCGCCGCCACCGGGTCCCTGCAGAATGCGGATGAAGTCCTCACCGCCACCCAGCGCGAGCGGCTGCAACAGGCGCAGGGTGAAACCAAAAAGCCCGTCTTCATCGTCACGCCGGAGGAGGCCAAGGCCGCCGAGAAAGGCAAACCCAAGGGCAAAAAGACCTGGGTCTTCCAGGCGGAAAATGTGCGCGACTTCGCCTTCGCCTCCTCCCGCAAATTTGCCTGGGATGCCATGGCCGTGGAGGGCGCCACCCATCCGCCCACGCCTGAGCGCCAGGGCGGCATCGCCGACCGCATGTTCCGCCCGCCGGTAATGGCCATGTCCCTGTATCCCAAGGAGGGCATGCCGCTGTGGGACCGGTACTCCACCCACGCCATCGCGCACACCATCCAGGTGTACTCGAAGTACAGCTTTGCCTATCCGTATCCCGTGGCCTGGTCGGTACACGGCCCGGTAGGCGGCATGGAATACCCGATGATCTGCTTCAACGGCCCGCGCCCGGAAAAGGACGGCACCTATACGGAACGCACCAAGTATGCGCTCATCGGCGTGGTCATCCATGAGGTGGGGCACAACTACTTTCCCATGATCGTCAATTCCGACGAACGCCAGTGGACATGGATGGACGAAGGCCTGAACTCCTTCGTCGAATACCTCACCGAGGAGGAATGGGAGAGCGACTGGAACCACCGCCGCAATGAGCGCGGCATGGTGGACTACATGCGGTCCAAGGAGCGCGTGCCGATCATGACCAACTCCGAATCCATCGCCGACCTGGGCCCCAATGCCTATGGCCAGCCGACCGTGGCTCTGAACATCCTGCGCGAGCACGTCCTGGGCCGCGAGGCCTTTGACCACGCCTTCAAAACGTATTCCAAGCGCTGGATGTTCAAGCGGCCCGCCCCTGCGGATTTCTTCCGCACCATGGAGGACGCCAGCGGCGTGGACCTGGACTGGTTCTGGCGCGGCTGGTTTTACAGTGTGGACCATGTGGACGTCGCCATTGATGAAGTGCGCTGGCTGCAACTGGACAGCCGCGATCCCGCCATCGAAAATCCCAAGAAGAAAAAGGAGAAGGAGGAGCTGCCCAAAACGCTGACCAAAGAGCGCAATGAAGCCCTCCCAAAGCGCGTGGACCGCTTCCCGGAGCTGAAGGATTTTTATGACAGCTTTGATGAAGCCACCGTGCTGCCCAGCGAGAAGAAGAAATACGAATCGCTGCTCAAAGACCTCAAGGAAGCCGAGATAGACCCCGCCCTGCTCAAGACGAAGCATAACTTCTATGTCATCGAGATGAGCAACGTCGGCGGCCTTTTGACCCCGGTCATTTTGAAGATCGAATACACCGACGGCAGCAGCGAGATCCTGAACCTCCCGGCAGAGATCTGGCGCTTCAACACGGAGAAGGCTAACAAACTGTTGTTCACCAAAAAAGAGCTCAAGTCCGTCACCTTCGATCCCCGCCAGGAGCTGGTGGACACCGACGTGGAAAACAACTTCTGGCCCCGCCGTCCCGTCAAGAGCCGCTTCCAGCTCTTCAAGGATGACAAGCCGACGAACCCCATGCGCGAGATGACGAAGCCGAAAAAGGATGACGAGGACAAAGAAGCCAAAGAGGACACGAAGAAGAAAGAGCCCCAAGCCAAGAAGTGA